The following proteins come from a genomic window of Streptomyces sp. NBC_00539:
- the murG gene encoding undecaprenyldiphospho-muramoylpentapeptide beta-N-acetylglucosaminyltransferase: MHVVLAGGGTAGHIEPALALADALRRQDPSVGITALGTERGLETRLVPERGYELGLIPAVPLPRKPTPELITVPGRLRGTIKAAEEILERTKADCVVGFGGYVALPGYLAAKRLGVPIIVHEANARPGLANKIGSRYAHAVAVSTPDSKLRGARYVGIPLRRSISTLDRAAVRPEARAAFGLDPNLPTLLVSGGSQGARRLNETIQAVAPTLQRSGIQILHAVGPKNELPRVDNMPGMPPYVPVPYVDRMDLAYAAADMMLCRAGAMTVAELSAVGLPAAYVPLPIGNGEQRLNAQPVVKAGGGLLVDDAELSPEWVLGQVLPVLSDPHRLYEMSRAAAEFGRRDADDLLVGLVYEAIAARSNR; encoded by the coding sequence GTGCATGTCGTACTCGCCGGTGGGGGGACCGCCGGCCACATCGAGCCGGCGCTCGCCCTCGCGGACGCCCTGCGCAGGCAGGACCCATCCGTGGGCATCACCGCCCTCGGCACGGAACGCGGACTCGAAACCCGCCTCGTGCCCGAGCGCGGCTACGAGCTGGGGCTGATCCCCGCCGTACCGCTGCCCCGCAAGCCCACCCCCGAGCTGATCACCGTCCCCGGACGGCTGCGCGGCACGATCAAGGCGGCCGAGGAGATCCTGGAGCGCACCAAGGCCGACTGCGTCGTCGGCTTCGGCGGCTACGTGGCCCTGCCCGGCTACCTCGCGGCCAAGCGCCTCGGGGTGCCGATCATCGTCCACGAGGCCAACGCCCGGCCGGGACTGGCCAACAAGATCGGCTCCCGCTACGCGCACGCCGTCGCGGTGTCCACCCCGGACAGCAAGCTGCGCGGCGCCCGCTACGTGGGCATCCCGCTGCGCCGCTCGATCTCGACCCTGGACCGGGCCGCCGTGCGCCCCGAGGCGCGCGCCGCGTTCGGGCTGGACCCCAACCTGCCGACCCTGCTGGTCTCCGGCGGCTCGCAGGGCGCCCGCCGCCTCAACGAGACCATCCAGGCGGTCGCTCCGACCCTCCAGCGCTCGGGGATCCAGATCCTGCACGCGGTCGGCCCGAAGAACGAACTGCCGCGTGTCGACAACATGCCCGGGATGCCGCCCTATGTCCCGGTACCGTACGTGGACCGGATGGACCTCGCGTACGCCGCCGCCGACATGATGCTGTGCCGCGCGGGCGCGATGACCGTCGCCGAACTCTCCGCCGTCGGGCTCCCGGCCGCCTACGTACCGCTGCCGATCGGCAACGGTGAGCAGCGGCTCAACGCCCAGCCGGTGGTGAAGGCCGGCGGTGGCCTGCTCGTCGACGACGCGGAACTGTCCCCCGAGTGGGTGCTCGGACAGGTCCTTCCGGTGCTGTCCGATCCGCACCGCCTCTACGAGATGTCCCGCGCCGCCGCCGAGTTCGGTCGCCGGGACGCCGACGACCTGCTCGTCGGCCTGGTCTACGAGGCGATCGCCGCACGCAGTAACCGCTAA
- the pgeF gene encoding peptidoglycan editing factor PgeF encodes MTLAHHSENGAHFAFTDRWGGVSAVPYEELNLGGAVGDDPAAVRTNRTRAAESLGVAPGLVVWMNQVHGRDVAVVDGPWDPDREVPAVDALVTGRRGLALAVLTADCVPVLLADPVAKIAGAAHAGRPGLVAGVVPAVVEAMTALGADPARVIARTGPAVCGRCYEVPAEMRAAVAEVVPAAWAETSWGTPSVDVVAGVHAQLAEAGVAESRRSPVCTLESRDHFSYRRDRVTGRLAGYVWLD; translated from the coding sequence GTGACGCTGGCACACCACAGCGAGAACGGCGCGCACTTCGCCTTCACCGACAGGTGGGGCGGGGTGAGCGCCGTTCCGTACGAGGAGCTCAATCTCGGCGGCGCGGTCGGAGACGACCCGGCCGCCGTTCGCACGAACCGGACGCGCGCCGCCGAATCCCTGGGCGTCGCGCCCGGGCTGGTGGTCTGGATGAACCAGGTGCACGGCCGGGACGTGGCGGTGGTCGACGGACCGTGGGACCCGGACCGGGAGGTCCCGGCGGTGGACGCGCTGGTGACCGGCCGCCGGGGACTGGCCCTCGCGGTGCTCACCGCCGACTGCGTACCGGTCCTGCTGGCCGACCCGGTCGCCAAGATCGCGGGCGCGGCCCACGCCGGGCGGCCCGGGCTGGTCGCCGGCGTGGTGCCGGCCGTCGTCGAGGCGATGACCGCCCTGGGCGCCGATCCCGCGCGCGTGATCGCCCGTACCGGACCGGCCGTCTGCGGGCGCTGCTACGAAGTGCCCGCCGAGATGCGGGCGGCGGTCGCGGAGGTGGTTCCGGCCGCCTGGGCCGAGACCAGTTGGGGAACGCCCTCCGTGGACGTGGTCGCCGGGGTGCACGCGCAGTTGGCCGAGGCGGGGGTGGCCGAAAGCCGGCGGTCCCCGGTCTGCACACTGGAGTCGCGGGACCACTTCTCGTACCGCCGTGACCGGGTGACCGGCCGGCTGGCCGGATATGTCTGGTTGGACTGA
- a CDS encoding cell division protein FtsQ/DivIB — protein MAGATTAQRGNPGSGRPRPKGGGSGAPKPPGGPKQSKRTGPRGPGIRSRRVLALAALVAAVLLAAGGTWVLYGSSWLRVEKVTATGTEVLSEQQVLAAAAVPVGAPLVSIDSDEIEGRLRRRLPRIDSVDVVRAWPHGIGLKVAERKPVLLIRKDAKFVEVDASGVRFDTVAKAPAGVPVLELAAERSPSGRRFDAERLLREAVGIAGGLPEAVAKEAVQVKVESYDSVVLQLTRGRTVVWGSGELGEAKGRALTALLKAAPGAGHFDVSVPTAPAVSGS, from the coding sequence GTGGCCGGAGCGACGACCGCGCAGCGAGGCAATCCGGGCTCCGGCCGGCCCCGCCCCAAGGGCGGGGGCTCCGGCGCTCCCAAGCCGCCCGGCGGGCCGAAGCAGTCGAAGCGCACCGGCCCGCGGGGCCCCGGCATCAGATCGCGCCGGGTCCTCGCCCTGGCCGCGCTCGTCGCCGCGGTGCTCCTGGCCGCCGGCGGCACCTGGGTGCTCTACGGATCCTCCTGGCTCCGCGTCGAGAAGGTCACCGCCACCGGCACCGAGGTGCTCAGCGAGCAGCAGGTGCTGGCGGCGGCGGCCGTGCCCGTCGGCGCACCCCTGGTGAGCATCGACAGCGACGAGATCGAGGGCCGGCTCCGCCGCCGGCTGCCCCGTATCGATTCGGTCGACGTGGTGCGCGCCTGGCCGCACGGAATCGGTCTGAAAGTGGCGGAACGCAAACCGGTCCTGCTCATCAGGAAGGACGCGAAGTTCGTCGAAGTGGACGCTTCGGGTGTGCGATTCGACACGGTCGCGAAAGCACCCGCCGGTGTCCCCGTCCTCGAACTGGCCGCGGAACGCTCGCCGAGCGGCCGCCGCTTCGACGCGGAACGGCTGCTGCGCGAGGCGGTGGGCATCGCGGGAGGCCTCCCCGAAGCCGTCGCCAAGGAGGCCGTGCAGGTCAAGGTGGAGTCCTACGACTCGGTCGTGCTCCAGCTGACACGGGGCCGGACGGTCGTGTGGGGGAGCGGCGAACTGGGCGAGGCGAAGGGGCGGGCGCTGACCGCTCTGCTCAAAGCCGCGCCGGGCGCGGGGCACTTCGACGTGAGCGTCCCCACCGCCCCTGCCGTGTCCGGGAGTTGA
- the ftsZ gene encoding cell division protein FtsZ has product MAAPQNYLAVIKVIGVGGGGVNAINRMIEVGLKGVEFIAINTDAQALLMSDADVKLDVGRELTRGLGAGANPAVGRKAAEDHREEIEEVLKGADMVFVTAGEGGGTGTGGAPVVANIARSLGALTIGVVTRPFTFEGRRRANQAEDGIAELREEVDTLIVIPNDRLLSISDRQVSVLDAFKSADQVLLSGVQGITDLITTPGLINLDFADVKSVMSEAGSALMGIGSARGDDRAVAAAEMAISSPLLEASIDGARGVLLSISGGSDLGLFEINEAAQLVSEAAHPEANIIFGAVIDDALGDEVRVTVIAAGFDGGQPPARRDNVIGAASTKREESAPAPVRAAPEPVRPAFGGLGTVTPREDPPAPVEVPAEAAAPAPQVPTARPYADSPAEELDVPDFLK; this is encoded by the coding sequence GTGGCAGCACCGCAGAACTACCTCGCAGTCATCAAGGTCATCGGTGTCGGCGGCGGTGGTGTCAATGCCATCAACCGAATGATCGAGGTCGGTCTCAAGGGTGTCGAGTTCATCGCCATCAACACGGACGCCCAGGCGCTGTTGATGAGCGACGCCGACGTCAAGCTCGACGTCGGCCGCGAACTCACCCGGGGCCTCGGCGCCGGCGCCAACCCGGCCGTCGGCCGCAAGGCGGCAGAGGACCACCGCGAGGAGATCGAGGAGGTCCTCAAGGGGGCCGACATGGTCTTCGTCACCGCCGGTGAGGGCGGCGGCACCGGCACGGGCGGCGCACCCGTCGTCGCCAACATCGCCCGTTCGCTGGGCGCCCTGACGATCGGTGTGGTCACGCGGCCGTTCACCTTCGAAGGCCGGCGCCGCGCGAACCAGGCGGAGGACGGCATCGCCGAACTCCGCGAAGAGGTCGACACCCTCATCGTCATCCCCAACGACCGCCTGCTGTCGATCTCGGACCGCCAGGTCAGCGTCCTCGACGCGTTCAAGTCGGCCGACCAGGTCCTGCTCTCGGGCGTCCAGGGCATCACCGACCTGATCACCACCCCCGGCCTGATCAACCTCGACTTCGCGGACGTCAAGTCCGTGATGTCCGAGGCGGGCTCGGCCCTGATGGGCATCGGCTCGGCCCGCGGCGACGACCGCGCGGTGGCGGCGGCGGAGATGGCGATCTCCTCGCCGCTCCTGGAGGCCTCCATCGACGGGGCCCGGGGCGTCCTGCTCTCCATCTCCGGCGGCTCGGACCTCGGTCTCTTCGAGATCAACGAGGCCGCGCAGCTGGTCAGCGAAGCGGCGCACCCCGAAGCCAACATCATCTTCGGTGCCGTCATCGACGACGCGCTCGGCGACGAGGTGCGGGTCACCGTCATCGCGGCCGGGTTCGACGGCGGACAGCCCCCGGCCCGCCGGGACAACGTCATCGGCGCCGCGTCCACCAAGCGCGAGGAGTCGGCCCCGGCTCCGGTCCGCGCCGCCCCCGAACCGGTCCGCCCGGCTTTCGGCGGACTCGGCACGGTCACCCCCCGTGAGGACCCCCCGGCCCCGGTCGAGGTCCCCGCGGAGGCGGCCGCCCCGGCACCGCAGGTCCCCACGGCCCGTCCCTACGCGGACAGCCCGGCCGAGGAACTGGACGTACCGGACTTCTTGAAGTGA